In a single window of the Raphanus sativus cultivar WK10039 chromosome 9, ASM80110v3, whole genome shotgun sequence genome:
- the LOC108827332 gene encoding calcium-dependent protein kinase 28: MGVCFSGIRVTGTSSSSSRRSSSQTNNKGGGCNNKKTKTPPTENKPSSTTTTTNTKRRTTGSGVPCGKRSEFGYAKDFHEQYSIGKLLGHGQFGYTYVAIHKSTGDRVAVKRLDKNKMLHPVAVEDVKREVQILKALSGHENVVQFYNAFDDDDYVYIVMELCEGGELLDRILSKKDSRYSEKDAAVVVRQMLKVAGQCHLRGLVHRDMKPENFLFKSAKLDSPLKATDFGLSDFIKPGKKFHDIVGSAYYVAPEVLKRRSGPESDVWSIGVITYILLCGRRPFWDRTEDGIFKEVLRNKPDFRRKPWSTISDSAKDFIKKLLVKDPRARLTAAQALSHAWVREGGNATDIPVDISVLNNLRQFVRYSRLKQFALRALASTLDEAEISDLRDQFDAIDVDKNGVISLEEMRQALAKDLPWKLKESRVAEILEAIDSNTDGLVDFTEFVAAALHVHQLEEHDSEKWQLRSRAAFEKFDIDKDGYITPEELRMHTGLRGSIDPLLDEADIDRDGKISLHEFRRLLRTASISSPRVASTAGHGNPR, translated from the exons ATGGGTGTGTGTTTCTCGGGCATTAGAGTAACTGGTACCAGCAGCAGCAGTAGCAGAAGAAGTAGTAGTCAAACCAACAACAAGGGGGGAGGATGTAATAATAAGAAGACTAAGACTCCTCCTACGGAGAACAAGCCCTCCTCTACGACGACCACGACCAATACGAAGCGGAGAACCACGGGGTCGGGGGTCCCTTGCGGGAAGCGTAGCGAATTTGGGTACGCGAAAGATTTCCACGAGCAATATAGCATCGGGAAGTTGCTGGGTCATGGTCAATTCGGCTATACTTACGTTGCCATCCACAAGTCTACCGGCGATCGTGTCGCCGTCAAGAGGCTCGATAAGAATAAG ATGCTTCATCCTGTTGCGGTTGAGGACGTCAAGCGAGAGGTTCAGATTCTTAAAGCTCTCTCTGGCCACGAGAACGTTGTCCAGTTTTACAATGCCTTTGATGATGACGACTACGTCTACATTGTCATGGA GTTGTGCGAGGGAGGCGAATTGCTGGACCGGATTTTATCCAA GAAAGATAGTCGTTACTCCGAGAAGGATGCAGCGGTTGTCGTCAGGCAGATGCTCAAAGTCGCTGGACAATGTCATCTTCGCGGTCTTGTTCATAGAGATATGAAACCTGAG aattttttgttcaaatcagCTAAACTGGATTCCCCTCTAAAGGCTACAGATTTTGGTCTATCcgattttatcaaaccag GGAAAAAGTTCCATGACATTGTTGGTAGCGCTTATTATGTTGCTCCCGAAGTACTTAAGCGCAGATCAGGCCCTGAATCTGATGTCTGGAGCATTGGTGTTATTACCTATATCTTACTCTGTGGAAGACGCCCTTTCTGGGACAGGACAGAGGACGGTATATTTAAGGAG GTCTTAAGGAACAAACCTGACTTCCGTCGCAAACCATGGTCAACTATAAGTGACAGTGcaaaagattttattaaaaagttactTGTTAAAGACCCACGAGCACGTCTAACTGCTGCACAAGCCCTGT CACATGCGTGGGTTAGAGAAGGAGGGAACGCCACTGACATCCCTGTCGACATTTCAGTTCTGAACAATTTACGTCAGTTTGTTCGATACAGCCGTCTGAAGCAGTTTGCTTTACGG GCGCTTGCTAGCACACTTGACGAGGCAGAGATTTCTGACCTCAGAGATCAGTTTGATGCAATTGATGTGGATAAAAACGGCGTCATTAGTCTTGAGGAGATGAGACAG GCACTTGCCAAAGATCTTCCTTGGAAACTGAAGGAATCACGAGTTGCCGAGATACTTGAAGCG ATTGATAGCAACACTGATGGGTTAGTGGACTTCACAGAGTTTGTAGCAGCAGCTCTACATGTTCATCAACTGGAAGAACATGACTCAGAGAAATGGCAGCTAAGATCAAGAGCAGCATTTGAGAAATTCGACATTGACAAAGACGGGTACATAACCCCTGAGGAGCTTCGAATG CACACGGGGTTAAGAGGTTCGATAGACCCACTTCTGGATGAAGCAGACATAGACAGAGACGGGAAAATAAGCCTGCATGAGTTCAGGAGACTTCTAAGAACAGCGAGCATAAGTTCGCCGAGAGTTGCAAGCACTGCAGGGCACGGGAATCCTCGGTAG
- the LOC108827333 gene encoding ferredoxin--NADP reductase, leaf isozyme 1, chloroplastic, whose amino-acid sequence MAAAIGAAVSYPSSKSSSLPSKTSFVSPQRIFLNNKSRVCYREACIYRGRVKAQVSTETPVKVVKESKKQEEGIVVNKFKPKEPYTGRCLLNTRITGDDAPGETWHIVFSTEGEVPYREGQSIGVIPEGIDKNGKPHKLRLYSIASSAIGDFGDSKTVSLCVKRLVYTNESGELVKGVCSNFLCDLKPGDEAKITGPVGKEMLMPKDPNATIIMLGTGTGIAPFRSFLWKMFFEEHEDYKFNGLAWLFLGVPTSSSLLYKEEFEKMKEKNPENFRLDFAVSREQTNEKGEKMYIQTRMAEYAEELWELLKKDNTFVYMCGLKGMEKGIDEIMVSLAAKDGIDWLEYKKQLKKSEQWNVEVY is encoded by the exons ATGGCTGCTGCAATAGGTGCTGCAGTCTCTTATCCTTCATCCAAGTCCTCTTCTCTTCCCTCCAAAACTTCCTTCGTCTCCCCTCAAAGGATTTTCCTCAACAACAAG AGCAGAGTGTGCTACAGAGAGGCGTGTATTTATAGGGGAAGAGTGAAGGCTCAGGTGTCAACAGAGACGCCAGTGAAAGTAGTCAAGGAGTCAAAGAAACAGGAAGAAGGGATTGTTGTCAACAAATTCAAACCAAAGGAGCCTTACACTGGTAGATGCCTCTTGAACACCAGGATCACTGGCGATGACGCTCCCGGTGAAACCTGGCACATCGTCTTCAGCACCGAAG GGGAGGTTCCATACAGAGAAGGGCAGTCGATAGGAGTGATTCCAGAAGGAATTGACAAGAACGGGAAGCCCCACAAGCTGAGGTTATACTCTATCGCCAGCAGTGCCATTGGTGACTTTGGTGATTCCAAAACC GTTTCTCTCTGTGTCAAGAGATTAGTTTACACTAACGAAAGCGGAGAGCTTGTTAAGGGAGTCTGCTCCAACTTCTTGT GTGACTTGAAGCCTGGTGATGAGGCAAAGATCACTGGACCAGTTGGAAAGGAAATGCTTATGCCTAAAGATCCTAATGCCACCATCATCATG CTTGGAACAGGAACTGGAATAGCACCATTCAGATCATTTTTGTGGAAAATGTTCTTTGAGGAGCATGAGGACTACAAG tTCAACGGTTTGGCATGGCTCTTCTTGGGTGTACCCACAAGCAGCTCATTGCTCTACAAGGAG GAGTTtgagaagatgaaggagaagaacCCGGAAAATTTCAGGTTGGACTTTGCGGTGAGCAGAGAGCAGACAAACGAGAAGGGAGAGAAAATGTACATACAGACAAGAATGGCAGAGTATGCAGAAGAGCTGTGGGAGTTGCTGAAGAAAGACAACACCTTTGTTTACATGTGTGGTCTCAAGGGTATGGAGAAGGGTATCGATGAGATCATGGTCTCACTTGCTGCTAAAGATG